From Weissella confusa, a single genomic window includes:
- a CDS encoding TetR/AcrR family transcriptional regulator: protein MRTRDENKIQALENATFDLVEESGIANLSINKLAKRAGVSVATTYIYYENKADLLGQLFGKVQDNLITQLPMPDQTLTPQDQFATLMRDYAANFEKHPKQVAFMATMVANPEFLPDEMQGEGSLLSPAMLTVIKQAYQQQLLTTANVDIIVAQALQPMQWLMQSRLRNNLSVSEDELNTLIQLATRALFK from the coding sequence ATGCGAACACGAGATGAGAATAAGATTCAAGCTTTAGAAAACGCAACGTTTGATTTAGTGGAAGAATCAGGTATTGCGAATTTAAGCATTAATAAACTAGCGAAACGCGCCGGTGTATCGGTTGCGACTACCTATATTTATTATGAAAACAAGGCCGATTTATTGGGCCAACTATTTGGCAAGGTCCAAGACAATTTAATCACACAATTACCAATGCCAGATCAGACGCTGACACCACAGGATCAGTTTGCAACTTTGATGCGTGATTATGCAGCTAATTTCGAGAAGCACCCGAAGCAAGTTGCTTTCATGGCAACAATGGTTGCTAATCCAGAATTTTTGCCAGATGAGATGCAGGGTGAAGGATCATTGCTCAGTCCAGCCATGTTGACTGTTATTAAGCAAGCGTACCAACAACAACTGCTAACGACAGCCAATGTTGATATCATCGTGGCACAAGCTTTACAGCCGATGCAATGGCTCATGCAGTCACGCCTACGCAATAATCTTAGCGTTAGTGAAGATGAACTTAATACACTTATTCAGCTCGCAACCCGTGCGCTGTTTAAGTAA
- a CDS encoding multidrug efflux SMR transporter, producing the protein MAWVFLVLAGLMEVSGVIMINEWQRRKAWWAAAGMAIGGALSIGLLGLALRQIPMGTGYAIWTGIGSAGGTIVGMYLYKESKDWKRILFITMIIVGAVGLKLTTGKG; encoded by the coding sequence ATGGCATGGGTATTTCTTGTTCTCGCCGGCTTAATGGAAGTTTCTGGCGTTATCATGATTAATGAATGGCAACGACGTAAAGCTTGGTGGGCTGCCGCTGGTATGGCCATTGGTGGTGCATTAAGTATCGGTCTGCTTGGGCTCGCTTTACGCCAGATTCCGATGGGAACTGGTTACGCAATCTGGACAGGTATCGGTTCTGCCGGTGGTACAATCGTCGGCATGTATTTATATAAAGAATCAAAAGATTGGAAGCGCATCTTATTTATCACGATGATTATCGTCGGTGCGGTTGGCCTAAAGCTAACCACAGGTAAAGGATAG
- a CDS encoding multidrug efflux SMR transporter: protein MLRNPWLKIVLAIGFEDGWVVGLKHANQWWEWGLTLIALGLSFLLFMTAVDKLPVGTVYAVFVGLGSAATVLTGWLVFGDKLDLPELLFLAILLGGVIGLKLITEERT, encoded by the coding sequence ATGTTGAGGAATCCTTGGTTAAAAATTGTGCTAGCCATTGGGTTTGAAGATGGCTGGGTCGTCGGTCTAAAACACGCTAACCAATGGTGGGAATGGGGGCTAACCCTCATTGCCTTAGGGTTATCATTCCTTTTGTTCATGACAGCTGTCGACAAATTGCCCGTTGGCACTGTGTATGCCGTATTCGTTGGGCTTGGTTCCGCTGCAACTGTTTTGACGGGATGGTTGGTATTTGGTGACAAGTTAGACTTACCGGAACTACTATTCTTAGCTATCTTATTAGGTGGTGTGATTGGTCTTAAGTTGATAACGGAGGAACGCACATAA
- a CDS encoding ABC transporter ATP-binding protein encodes MREEKLSLEHVTKQFGQKTNLVTALEDVSLSFKAGQVSLIIGPSGSGKSTLLTILGGLQTPTEGSVRLNGRDISDLSTKEAERTRLEQIGFVLQAYNLVPYLTVADQFKLVKQVKPDNNLSAADFDKIIDTLGIQKLLNKYPGELSGGQQQRVAIARALYTNPAIVLADEPTAALDTARVKEVGQLFANIAHDEQKAVVIVTHDDRLREFADNVYKIVDGKLSNTD; translated from the coding sequence ATGCGTGAAGAAAAACTATCACTTGAACATGTCACCAAACAATTTGGTCAGAAAACCAATTTAGTCACAGCATTAGAAGACGTCAGTTTATCATTTAAAGCCGGCCAGGTGTCACTCATCATTGGACCCTCAGGTTCCGGTAAAAGTACCTTGCTGACGATTTTAGGTGGCTTACAGACACCGACAGAAGGTTCAGTTCGATTGAACGGACGCGATATTAGTGATTTAAGTACCAAAGAAGCTGAAAGAACACGGTTGGAACAAATTGGCTTTGTCTTACAGGCATATAATCTCGTACCATATTTAACAGTCGCGGACCAATTTAAGTTGGTTAAGCAAGTGAAACCCGACAACAACCTTAGCGCAGCTGATTTTGACAAAATCATCGATACGCTGGGCATCCAAAAACTCTTAAACAAATACCCCGGTGAACTATCCGGTGGCCAACAGCAACGAGTAGCCATTGCTCGTGCGTTATATACCAACCCGGCAATCGTTTTAGCCGACGAGCCAACCGCCGCATTAGATACGGCTCGTGTCAAAGAAGTTGGGCAGCTCTTTGCCAACATTGCGCATGATGAACAAAAAGCAGTCGTCATTGTCACGCACGATGACCGACTTCGTGAATTTGCCGATAATGTCTACAAAATTGTCGACGGAAAACTATCTAATACGGACTGA
- a CDS encoding ABC transporter permease, protein MFLAIREIKKEKLRYGLILTVVVLISYLIFILSALALGLATANTAAVDSWQSKSFVMTKDANGNAGQSLLTTKQVSQLSNRKTATLGITPVIMKIDGKRESAQFVGMNNDEYIAKELQLTKGHLPKAANEVVVADSVNKDNFGIGDKVSIGLADTKYKIVGYVKNATYNTAPVIYGELAEWRAIKGVSDQFQGSVVASKTSQSVDDNTLRTYSYQAFINKLPGYTPQKATFGLMIGFLIVISLIVITIFLYILTVQKLPNLAVLRAQGIPNRFLAQNTLFETFFIMATGIIVGAVLSALTEFGIPDSVPMAFDWGLMGLIAAGLMVTGLLGAIIPIRVISKIDPVSVIGG, encoded by the coding sequence ATGTTTTTAGCGATTAGAGAGATTAAAAAAGAAAAACTACGGTACGGGTTAATTCTGACGGTCGTCGTCTTAATCAGTTATCTGATTTTTATTTTAAGTGCCTTGGCACTCGGACTAGCAACAGCCAACACCGCTGCGGTGGACAGCTGGCAGTCTAAGTCATTTGTGATGACCAAGGATGCTAACGGTAATGCGGGACAGTCATTGCTCACAACGAAACAGGTGAGTCAATTAAGCAACCGTAAAACCGCGACGCTGGGCATTACACCGGTGATTATGAAAATTGACGGCAAGCGTGAATCAGCCCAATTCGTGGGGATGAATAATGATGAGTACATCGCCAAAGAATTGCAACTCACAAAGGGGCACTTACCAAAGGCAGCCAATGAAGTGGTAGTTGCTGACTCAGTTAATAAGGATAATTTTGGTATTGGGGACAAGGTTTCAATCGGCCTAGCTGACACGAAATATAAAATTGTGGGTTATGTCAAAAATGCCACGTATAACACAGCACCTGTTATTTATGGTGAGTTAGCGGAGTGGCGTGCCATTAAGGGCGTTTCAGATCAATTCCAAGGTAGCGTGGTTGCCTCAAAAACGTCTCAATCGGTCGACGATAACACCCTGAGGACGTATTCATATCAGGCCTTTATCAATAAACTGCCAGGTTATACGCCACAAAAAGCGACGTTTGGGCTAATGATTGGTTTCCTGATTGTCATTTCGTTGATTGTGATTACCATCTTCCTCTATATTTTAACGGTTCAAAAATTGCCTAACTTGGCTGTTCTACGTGCCCAAGGAATTCCAAATCGTTTCTTGGCCCAAAATACGTTGTTTGAAACGTTCTTTATTATGGCGACTGGCATCATCGTCGGTGCTGTATTGTCAGCATTAACAGAATTTGGCATTCCGGATAGTGTCCCAATGGCATTTGATTGGGGATTAATGGGACTTATTGCAGCCGGATTGATGGTAACCGGACTACTAGGTGCGATTATTCCAATTCGTGTGATTAGCAAGATTGATCCCGTATCAGTGATTGGAGGTTAG
- a CDS encoding matrixin family metalloprotease, with amino-acid sequence MNFSKGLLGVAVAATLLADTPSAHAVTWATSNLNSSNMVVAYSPDYPNQVANAATYWNNLAGTTVVGVTSDPSAASVTIKYVPVPDGDNTPNLALTFAPTGETDIYQQRITEQGSDLQTVITHELGHSLGLDHDPASTLMAPSNGRLGGQAHDYEALKADLASHGREIDNPAFDAPQTSQAASSTAAASNAASASSVSQPESSVASSAAESSQTTTSRTARATRDDASTQSQQLATIETTPDQPKTFDAKMSTVAHNTTKRIVEGAMIVVGAVAGLFTAMARYSRTHID; translated from the coding sequence ATGAATTTTTCAAAGGGACTGCTTGGTGTGGCAGTTGCTGCTACACTGCTAGCAGACACACCATCAGCTCATGCGGTTACATGGGCAACCAGTAATTTAAACAGTAGCAACATGGTTGTGGCTTATTCGCCAGACTACCCAAACCAGGTAGCCAACGCAGCGACATACTGGAACAATCTAGCTGGGACTACCGTGGTTGGTGTCACAAGTGACCCCAGTGCCGCTTCAGTTACAATCAAGTATGTCCCTGTGCCAGACGGTGACAACACGCCTAATTTGGCGTTGACCTTTGCACCAACTGGTGAAACGGACATTTATCAGCAACGTATCACTGAGCAAGGATCTGATTTGCAGACGGTGATTACGCACGAGTTAGGCCACTCATTGGGGTTGGATCATGATCCAGCTTCAACATTGATGGCGCCGTCAAATGGTCGCTTAGGTGGTCAGGCTCACGATTATGAAGCACTAAAGGCCGATTTAGCTAGTCATGGCCGTGAAATTGATAATCCGGCATTTGATGCGCCACAAACAAGCCAAGCCGCCAGTTCAACGGCAGCTGCAAGTAATGCTGCAAGTGCATCATCAGTCAGCCAACCCGAATCAAGCGTCGCATCATCAGCAGCTGAGTCATCACAAACAACGACAAGTCGAACAGCTCGTGCGACTCGTGACGATGCAAGTACGCAATCGCAACAACTTGCAACAATCGAGACGACGCCAGATCAACCAAAGACATTTGATGCCAAGATGTCAACGGTGGCACATAACACAACCAAGCGCATTGTCGAAGGCGCCATGATTGTTGTTGGTGCCGTGGCTGGTCTCTTTACAGCAATGGCCCGTTATTCACGTACACATATCGATTAA
- a CDS encoding matrixin family metalloprotease → MKFIKGLASVVLATLVLANATIANAATWAYSNLNASDTVVAYSADYPAQTAAAAYWNSLAGTTVVAVTNNQADATVTIEKKDTPAGDADPNVALTYAPNGITDIYPSRVATQGVDLQTVITHELGHSLGLDHDAGSTLMAPAGGQLGGQAHDYQALKADLASHGR, encoded by the coding sequence ATGAAGTTTATTAAAGGATTAGCCAGTGTTGTATTGGCAACGCTAGTTTTAGCCAATGCAACCATCGCTAACGCAGCCACATGGGCATACAGCAATCTAAACGCATCAGACACAGTTGTCGCGTATTCAGCCGATTATCCCGCGCAAACTGCAGCAGCAGCGTATTGGAACAGCCTTGCGGGAACAACAGTTGTTGCCGTAACGAATAATCAAGCTGACGCAACCGTCACGATTGAAAAGAAGGATACCCCAGCTGGTGACGCTGATCCAAACGTAGCGCTAACGTACGCGCCAAATGGGATTACTGATATTTATCCATCACGTGTGGCGACGCAAGGGGTTGATTTGCAAACGGTCATTACCCACGAACTAGGTCACTCGTTGGGCTTGGATCACGATGCCGGATCAACGTTGATGGCTCCGGCTGGTGGTCAATTAGGTGGTCAAGCACATGATTATCAGGCTTTGAAGGCTGACTTGGCGAGCCATGGCCGTTAA
- a CDS encoding class I SAM-dependent methyltransferase has product MLEKQVFSKLLSKAFDVPVMVTYWDGKSENYGAGLPKIHIKLNEKPNMKSLAKMPTLTLAEAYMNRGIEIEGSIQELIASAYRQSGSFLTDQSGFKGTLTKMLHGHDKNESKEDIHSHYDIGNDFYKEWLDPSMTYSAAYWPKDDMTLEEAQMAKVHHILDKLHSEPGKKLLDIGSGWGTLIITAAQEYGLETYGVTLSEEQYAFTNQRIQELGLQDKVHVMLRDYRDVDMTFDYITSVGMFEHVGKENLGEYFKDVANYLVPNGRALIHGITGQHYGAGVDPFIQKYIFPGGYIPNIAENVTHIMEAGMQLDDIEPLRRHYQKTLETWTENYHAVYDETVANRGEAFARAWDLYLQGSAASFESGNIDVIQFLMTKGAAGQGLPMSRAYMTAREN; this is encoded by the coding sequence ATGTTAGAGAAACAAGTATTTAGCAAGCTTTTATCTAAAGCTTTTGATGTACCCGTTATGGTGACGTATTGGGATGGCAAGTCTGAAAACTATGGTGCCGGTTTGCCAAAGATTCACATCAAGTTAAACGAGAAACCAAACATGAAGTCCTTAGCTAAGATGCCAACATTGACACTCGCTGAGGCGTACATGAATCGCGGCATTGAAATCGAAGGTAGCATTCAAGAATTGATTGCTTCCGCTTACCGCCAATCTGGTAGTTTTTTGACCGATCAAAGCGGGTTCAAGGGCACATTGACGAAGATGCTCCACGGCCACGATAAGAACGAATCTAAAGAAGACATTCACAGTCACTATGATATCGGTAACGACTTCTATAAGGAGTGGTTGGACCCGTCAATGACTTATTCTGCGGCATACTGGCCAAAGGATGATATGACATTGGAAGAGGCTCAGATGGCCAAGGTTCACCATATCTTAGACAAGTTGCACAGTGAACCAGGTAAGAAGCTATTGGATATCGGTTCTGGCTGGGGAACTTTGATTATCACAGCCGCCCAAGAATACGGCCTTGAAACATACGGGGTAACGTTGTCAGAAGAACAATACGCCTTTACGAACCAACGTATTCAAGAACTAGGCCTACAAGATAAGGTCCATGTCATGTTACGCGATTACCGTGATGTGGATATGACTTTTGATTACATCACCTCAGTTGGGATGTTCGAGCACGTCGGTAAGGAAAACCTCGGTGAGTACTTTAAGGATGTCGCTAACTATCTCGTACCAAATGGTCGTGCGTTGATTCACGGCATTACTGGCCAGCACTACGGCGCCGGTGTCGATCCATTTATTCAAAAGTACATCTTCCCAGGTGGTTACATTCCAAACATCGCTGAGAATGTGACGCACATTATGGAAGCTGGTATGCAACTGGACGATATCGAACCATTACGTCGTCACTACCAAAAGACGTTGGAAACTTGGACTGAGAATTACCACGCGGTTTACGATGAAACGGTTGCAAATCGTGGTGAAGCCTTTGCGCGCGCTTGGGATTTGTATCTCCAAGGTAGTGCAGCTTCATTTGAATCAGGTAACATTGATGTGATTCAATTCCTGATGACAAAGGGGGCAGCCGGTCAAGGCTTGCCAATGAGTCGCGCCTACATGACAGCTCGTGAAAATTAA
- a CDS encoding AAA family ATPase encodes MANFNDFNNMDDIFNQMMGRMGGFNSENSRYLINGREVTPEEFAEYRRTGQLPNSANQDLPEVEPNGQAPKKDGILAKLGRNLTQEAREGLLDPVIGRNKEIQETAEILSRRTKNNPVLVGDAGVGKTAVVEGLAQAIVAGDVPASIRNKEVISIDLSSIEAGTQYRGSFEENVQNLIKEVKEAGNVIIFFDEIHQILGTGAMGGDSGSKGLADILKPALSRGEFTVIGATTQDEYRNTILKNAALARRFNEVTVNAPSPEDAFNILLGLRDLYVQHHNVELPDNVLKAAVDYSIQYIPQRSLPDKAIDLLDMTAAHLAAKNPVTDVVSLEEQIKREREAQQLAADKEDYESAAQHKVKIDELQKQIDDAGEAKKVTATVNDVAESVERLTGVPVAQMGASDIERLKGINERLRGKVIGQDDAVEAVSRAIRRNRAGFDEGNRPIGSFLFVGPTGTGKTELAKQLALDMFGSKDHVIRLDMSEYSDLTAVSKLIGATAGYVGYDDNSNTLTERVRRQPYAIVLLDEIEKANPQVLTLLLQVMDDGRLTDGQGNTVNFKNTVVIATSNAGFGNEALMGDDAKDKELMEKLAPYFRPEFLNRFNAIVEFSHLTKEDLNQIVDLMLNDVNDTLAKKDIVLTVTPEAKAWLIDEGYDEAMGARPLRRVIEQQIRDNVTDFYLDHLDAKNLQADLVDNKIVISEL; translated from the coding sequence ATGGCAAACTTTAATGATTTTAACAACATGGATGATATCTTTAACCAAATGATGGGACGCATGGGTGGTTTCAACTCAGAGAATTCTCGTTATTTGATCAACGGGCGTGAGGTAACGCCTGAAGAATTCGCAGAATACCGTCGTACTGGTCAACTACCTAACAGTGCTAACCAAGACTTACCAGAAGTCGAGCCAAACGGACAAGCACCAAAGAAGGATGGCATTCTAGCAAAGCTTGGCCGTAACTTGACGCAAGAGGCCCGTGAAGGTTTGTTGGATCCAGTTATCGGTCGTAACAAGGAAATTCAAGAAACGGCTGAAATCTTGAGCCGTCGTACCAAGAACAACCCAGTCCTTGTTGGAGACGCTGGAGTTGGTAAGACTGCGGTTGTTGAAGGGTTGGCACAAGCAATTGTTGCTGGTGATGTGCCTGCTTCAATTCGCAACAAGGAAGTTATCTCAATTGATCTTTCAAGCATCGAGGCTGGTACACAATACCGTGGTTCATTCGAAGAGAACGTGCAAAACTTGATTAAGGAAGTCAAGGAAGCCGGTAACGTGATTATCTTCTTCGATGAGATTCACCAAATCCTAGGTACAGGTGCGATGGGTGGTGATTCAGGTTCAAAGGGCTTGGCTGATATTTTGAAGCCGGCTTTGAGTCGTGGGGAGTTCACCGTTATCGGTGCAACGACACAAGATGAGTACCGTAACACGATTTTGAAGAACGCTGCTTTGGCACGTCGTTTCAACGAAGTCACAGTTAACGCACCTTCACCAGAGGATGCTTTCAACATCTTGCTTGGTTTGCGTGACTTGTATGTCCAACACCACAACGTTGAATTGCCTGACAATGTTTTGAAGGCAGCGGTTGATTACTCAATTCAATACATTCCACAACGTTCTTTGCCTGATAAGGCCATCGACTTGTTGGATATGACGGCTGCTCACTTGGCTGCTAAGAACCCCGTCACTGACGTGGTGTCATTGGAAGAGCAAATCAAGCGTGAACGTGAAGCACAACAACTAGCTGCTGATAAGGAAGATTACGAGTCAGCTGCACAACACAAGGTTAAGATTGACGAATTGCAAAAGCAAATCGACGACGCTGGTGAAGCTAAGAAGGTAACGGCTACGGTTAACGACGTGGCTGAGTCAGTTGAGCGTTTGACTGGTGTGCCGGTTGCACAAATGGGTGCTTCAGACATTGAACGTTTGAAGGGTATTAACGAGCGTTTGCGCGGTAAGGTTATCGGTCAAGACGATGCCGTTGAAGCCGTATCACGTGCTATCCGTCGTAACCGTGCCGGCTTTGATGAAGGAAACCGTCCAATTGGTAGCTTCTTGTTCGTTGGACCTACTGGAACAGGTAAGACTGAGTTGGCAAAGCAATTGGCTTTGGATATGTTTGGTTCAAAGGATCACGTTATCCGTTTGGACATGTCAGAGTACTCAGATTTGACGGCTGTTTCTAAGTTGATTGGTGCAACTGCTGGATACGTTGGATACGATGACAACAGCAACACGTTGACTGAGCGTGTTCGTCGCCAACCATATGCTATCGTCTTGCTAGACGAGATTGAAAAGGCGAACCCACAAGTTTTGACGTTGTTGTTGCAAGTGATGGATGACGGTCGCTTGACTGACGGACAAGGAAACACGGTTAACTTCAAGAACACCGTTGTGATCGCCACATCAAACGCCGGCTTTGGAAACGAAGCTTTGATGGGTGACGATGCCAAGGATAAGGAATTGATGGAGAAGTTGGCACCATACTTCCGTCCAGAATTCTTGAACCGTTTCAACGCTATTGTAGAGTTCTCACACTTGACGAAGGAAGATTTGAACCAAATTGTCGACTTGATGTTGAATGATGTTAACGATACATTGGCCAAGAAGGATATTGTCTTGACGGTTACGCCTGAAGCCAAGGCTTGGTTGATTGACGAAGGTTACGATGAGGCCATGGGAGCACGTCCATTGCGTCGTGTCATCGAACAACAAATTCGTGACAATGTGACCGACTTCTACTTGGATCACTTGGATGCTAAGAACTTGCAAGCTGACCTCGTTGACAACAAGATTGTTATTTCAGAATTGTAA
- a CDS encoding YitT family protein, with the protein MPERLIEKVRLRDFAIFTVGTAMYAWGLVNVNIPNHLAEGGVTGITLIFKALLNINPALSTLFLNIPLLLIGLRMLGKRALIYTLYGIFSLSFWLWLWQLIPFDLDLQHDLLISALLAGLFGGLGSGLIYRYGGTTGGTDVIARILEQKLNIPMGRTLFALDVVVLTASLVYIDVVQMMYTVIAAFVFAQMVNFTQKGSYAARAFLIFTSKPEEISHAIMQDLERGTSLLHAEGGFTHNEQRVVYAVVDPSEMNVVRKIIDDIDPRAFVTVMDTQETLGEGFSFARPKKSFFKF; encoded by the coding sequence ATGCCAGAACGTCTAATTGAAAAAGTGCGACTACGTGACTTCGCAATTTTTACAGTTGGAACGGCTATGTATGCGTGGGGGCTGGTTAACGTGAATATTCCCAATCACCTGGCCGAAGGTGGTGTAACAGGTATTACGTTGATCTTTAAAGCGTTGCTAAATATTAATCCTGCGTTATCAACGCTATTTTTGAACATTCCATTGCTCTTAATCGGATTGCGTATGCTCGGAAAGCGCGCATTGATTTACACGTTATACGGGATTTTCAGTCTGTCATTTTGGTTGTGGCTATGGCAACTAATACCATTCGATTTAGACTTGCAGCATGATTTGCTGATTTCGGCTTTGCTAGCAGGATTGTTTGGGGGATTAGGTTCGGGGTTAATTTATCGCTATGGTGGGACAACTGGTGGAACGGACGTCATTGCCCGTATCTTAGAACAGAAGTTAAACATCCCCATGGGACGCACGCTATTCGCACTGGATGTCGTGGTTTTGACGGCTTCATTGGTTTACATTGACGTCGTTCAAATGATGTACACCGTTATCGCAGCCTTCGTGTTTGCACAAATGGTTAACTTCACCCAAAAGGGATCTTATGCAGCTCGTGCATTTTTAATCTTCACATCAAAGCCGGAAGAGATTTCGCATGCGATTATGCAAGATTTGGAACGTGGAACGTCGTTGCTTCACGCTGAAGGTGGCTTTACGCACAATGAACAACGCGTTGTCTACGCAGTAGTGGATCCGTCAGAAATGAACGTCGTGCGAAAGATTATTGATGATATTGATCCACGTGCATTCGTGACAGTCATGGATACACAAGAAACATTAGGTGAGGGATTCTCGTTCGCTCGTCCGAAGAAATCATTCTTTAAGTTTTAA
- a CDS encoding glucose 1-dehydrogenase — protein MTINHTKDSTRYPDLRGKTAVVTGSSSGIGEAIARHMGSEAMNVVINYINADEKVIDGLIYLIEQSGGRAVGIRADVGTEAGVQAIYDKAIEAFGDIDVWVNNAGFEIQSATHETSYEDWQRVLHVDLDGVFLGTKIAVQHFLKHNKKGNILNTSSIHDIIPWPTYASYATAKAGVLMFTKTTALEYAERGIRINAISPGALETPINAQRFADPAVRADTEGMIPMKKVGDPVDVANAAVWLISNEASYITGTTLYIDGGITLYNEFQGGRG, from the coding sequence ATGACAATTAATCATACAAAAGACTCAACCCGTTATCCTGATTTGCGTGGGAAAACAGCGGTTGTAACTGGTAGTTCTTCTGGTATTGGTGAAGCGATTGCACGTCACATGGGATCTGAAGCGATGAACGTGGTGATTAACTATATCAACGCTGACGAAAAGGTGATTGATGGTTTGATTTATCTGATTGAACAATCAGGCGGACGCGCAGTGGGGATTCGCGCTGATGTCGGTACAGAAGCCGGCGTGCAAGCGATTTACGACAAGGCGATTGAAGCCTTTGGCGATATCGATGTTTGGGTTAACAATGCTGGCTTTGAAATTCAATCAGCGACGCACGAAACATCTTATGAAGATTGGCAACGTGTCCTTCACGTTGACTTGGATGGTGTCTTTTTGGGAACCAAGATTGCGGTGCAGCACTTCTTGAAGCACAACAAAAAGGGAAACATTCTAAACACCTCATCAATCCACGACATTATTCCTTGGCCTACATATGCTTCATACGCAACGGCCAAGGCTGGTGTCTTGATGTTTACGAAGACAACGGCGCTTGAGTATGCTGAACGTGGCATTCGTATCAACGCCATTTCACCAGGGGCTTTGGAAACGCCAATTAACGCACAACGTTTTGCTGATCCAGCGGTTCGTGCCGACACAGAGGGCATGATCCCAATGAAGAAGGTCGGTGACCCAGTTGATGTCGCTAACGCAGCTGTGTGGCTGATTTCTAACGAAGCCTCATACATTACAGGTACGACATTGTATATCGACGGTGGAATCACGCTTTACAACGAGTTCCAAGGCGGTCGCGGTTAA
- the yidC gene encoding membrane protein insertase YidC → MKIKGLTPILLILLVILFVTGHGYFLEGPLTNFMHMSENWIGGANAVGWSIIILTFVVRLVLLPFMVHQQRAATIQQEKMRLLQPQMTKIQEAQKNAQTQEEKMLASQAMMAVYRENGVSLLGGMNFTVLIIQWPVFMGLYAAIKNSPDLVNASFFGIKLAHQSPVLAIATAVVYGLQAYLSMVGVPAEQKKQMQSMMMIMPIMMLFMTWVTNGGIALYFFVGALVMIIQTLIIIVWRPRLRQHVADTFEVKDVVDDALSGKLQSEPTGPFAQAMKAAQAQQDAQARKDITDDASENARPESKGGRNAGKQKR, encoded by the coding sequence ATGAAGATTAAAGGCTTAACGCCAATTTTGTTGATTCTGTTGGTCATTTTGTTTGTGACGGGGCACGGTTACTTCCTTGAAGGCCCATTGACTAATTTCATGCACATGTCTGAAAACTGGATTGGTGGTGCCAATGCAGTTGGTTGGTCAATCATCATCTTGACGTTCGTTGTGCGTTTGGTTTTGTTGCCATTTATGGTGCACCAACAACGCGCTGCAACGATTCAACAAGAAAAGATGCGTTTGTTGCAACCACAAATGACAAAGATTCAAGAAGCGCAAAAGAACGCCCAAACGCAAGAAGAGAAGATGCTTGCTTCTCAAGCGATGATGGCTGTCTACCGTGAGAACGGTGTGTCATTGCTAGGTGGCATGAACTTTACGGTTTTGATCATTCAATGGCCTGTGTTCATGGGGTTGTACGCAGCCATTAAGAACTCACCAGATTTGGTCAACGCCAGCTTCTTCGGTATCAAGTTGGCGCACCAATCACCTGTATTGGCCATTGCAACAGCGGTTGTTTATGGTTTGCAAGCTTACTTGTCAATGGTAGGTGTACCAGCTGAGCAAAAGAAGCAAATGCAATCAATGATGATGATTATGCCAATCATGATGTTGTTCATGACTTGGGTAACCAACGGCGGTATCGCATTGTACTTCTTCGTTGGTGCCTTGGTGATGATCATTCAAACGTTGATCATCATCGTATGGCGTCCACGTTTGCGTCAACACGTTGCGGACACATTCGAAGTTAAGGATGTTGTTGACGATGCCTTGTCTGGTAAGTTGCAATCAGAACCAACTGGTCCATTTGCACAAGCGATGAAGGCTGCGCAAGCACAACAAGATGCACAAGCACGTAAGGATATTACAGATGACGCCAGTGAAAACGCACGCCCTGAATCAAAGGGTGGTCGTAACGCGGGTAAGCAAAAGCGTTAA